A single Candidatus Abyssobacteria bacterium SURF_5 DNA region contains:
- a CDS encoding MoaD/ThiS family protein yields MAVVRIPVPLRRFSGGAEEVTAAGATVAEIIEDLDRSYSGMKHRLLENGGLRRFVNIYVNDEDIRFLQSLDTPVNEEDELSIVPAIAGGR; encoded by the coding sequence ATGGCAGTAGTTCGTATTCCAGTACCTTTGAGAAGGTTCAGCGGCGGAGCGGAGGAAGTGACGGCCGCCGGCGCGACGGTGGCTGAGATTATCGAGGACCTGGACCGCAGCTATTCGGGGATGAAGCACCGGCTGCTGGAGAACGGGGGCCTTCGCCGGTTCGTCAATATTTATGTAAACGATGAGGACATCCGCTTTCTACAGAGTCTTGATACGCCGGTGAATGAGGAGGACGAGCTTTCGATAGTTCCCGCCATTGCGGGAGGGCGGTAG